The DNA window TTCACCGAATTGCGCAGCTCGATCAGCCGCAGGGCCGCCTCGTTCCAGGCTTCGGACGGGGCGTCCTTGTCCAGGTGGGCCATCGGACGGACCGGGTACTTCTCCGACCGCACCCTGTCCATCACCAGCGGGACACGTCGCTCCAGAGGCAAGGCGCGCACGATGCGTCCGAGCATCGCCTCGCGTGCCGAGTCGGTGTAGCCGAGGTCTTCACCGCCCTCGCGGTCGAACGTCACCAGCGCCTCGTACTCTGGCGCCACGGGTTGCCCCTGCTCGGCCATCTCTGCCATGCACGACAGGACCAGGCGGTGCCAGCCTCTCTTCTTGTTCTGGGCCGCTTCTTCGAGCCGCTGCACCAGCGACGGCAACGCCTGCGCGCCACAGCGCGCGAGGATCCCGTGCGGGATGTTGTCACGCTGCACCGAAATCGCGAGGAGCCGCTCGAACAACCCTGCGTCGAAGTGGGCCGCGAGCGGGGCTGCGGTGAGGTACTCCCTGAACTCGGAAGCGAGCAGTCGCTCCGCCATCGCGACGACCCGCTCACGCGGCAGCCCGTGCAGCGCGGTGACCCCGAGGTCGTTGATGGGCTTGTAGCTGTAGCTAGGAAAGCTCTTGAACTCGAGCTTCTCGTCGAGGGTTACCGGCACTTCCCGACCTTCTGCCTGGTACTTCCGGAACGCACAGAGGAGCATCAGCTCACGCACCTCCCGCCCCCGCTCCGGCTGCCGAAGGTCGTCGGGTATCGCCAGCGCAGCATCGACCAGCGCCTCCGCCGTGTCGGCCCGATCCTTCAACAGCAGATCGGGAAGCCGCTGCAGCTCATCGCTGCTGGTGTTCGCGTCTCGTCCTGCGATCAGCGTCCCCAGCTCCTCGATCGGGGCGTGCTGCAGCGCGAGCCACATGCTCCGGAGCTGCGTCCAGCTCCCCGTCCGGGCGTACTTGAGCAGCGCCTGGATCCACGCCTCCCGTGTCCCGAAGCGCTCCGCCAGATGATCGAGGTTCTCGAACGACTGCAGACGGTGCTCGACCAGGTTCCCTTCGTGGACGACGGGAACATCGTTGTTGGTCAGCAGCCCGTAGCCGCTGGCTTGCCCGCGCGCGAGCTGATCGAGCACATCGGCCGCCTCCTCCGGCGCGACCGGTTCCCCGCACCGCCCCTGGATGAAGCGGATGGCGCGCTGGATGTTCGGCTTCATGCGGTCGAAGCGGCTCCGGAACGCCTCCGGATCACGGTGGTACGTGCGGACCAGCAGCCGATCCAGATCGAGCGGGTACGCATCGAGGAGCGTCATGACGGTGTAGCCCCGCTTCATCAGTGGCTGGAACGCTTCGGGCAGGCGGGTGCAAAGCTCTGCCACGACCACCGGGTCGGCCTCACGGGAGGCGCTCTCCGACAGGTACGACAGCACCCCGTAATGTCGCTCTGCGGCGAGCGCGCCGTGTTGAACGAGGTGCCAGGCCAGCGCCCCGATGCGCCCGTAAGCGACGCCGCTGCCTTCCGACAGCATCTGCGAGACCTTGTAGCTGTCGGCGTCGGCCTTCTTCTGAACCTTGGAAGCCACGGCCTGAAGTACCTTCGGCTCGACCCCATCGAAGGGCGGCAACGTCGTCGCGACGCCCCGCGGCTTCTTCGCCGCACCACCGGCCGCCTTCTTCGCCCCCGCTCCCGCATCGGGCTCCGCC is part of the Chondromyces crocatus genome and encodes:
- a CDS encoding WGR domain-containing protein; its protein translation is MGRYECSEAGASKFWEIRVEGTTLTTRYGRIGAKGTSSEKSFGSEDEAQEAAAKLIREKTGKGYALVGEATAEPDAGAGAKKAAGGAAKKPRGVATTLPPFDGVEPKVLQAVASKVQKKADADSYKVSQMLSEGSGVAYGRIGALAWHLVQHGALAAERHYGVLSYLSESASREADPVVVAELCTRLPEAFQPLMKRGYTVMTLLDAYPLDLDRLLVRTYHRDPEAFRSRFDRMKPNIQRAIRFIQGRCGEPVAPEEAADVLDQLARGQASGYGLLTNNDVPVVHEGNLVEHRLQSFENLDHLAERFGTREAWIQALLKYARTGSWTQLRSMWLALQHAPIEELGTLIAGRDANTSSDELQRLPDLLLKDRADTAEALVDAALAIPDDLRQPERGREVRELMLLCAFRKYQAEGREVPVTLDEKLEFKSFPSYSYKPINDLGVTALHGLPRERVVAMAERLLASEFREYLTAAPLAAHFDAGLFERLLAISVQRDNIPHGILARCGAQALPSLVQRLEEAAQNKKRGWHRLVLSCMAEMAEQGQPVAPEYEALVTFDREGGEDLGYTDSAREAMLGRIVRALPLERRVPLVMDRVRSEKYPVRPMAHLDKDAPSEAWNEAALRLIELRNSVKSGDLRTIYEAVGDVLVDALEPNMPQSGGDANLLSTLRNGLPHQQFQRLEKALAGAKETEHQALLRLTKEAQGASRLRTYVLQRVWSHNEDRGYTARPGSLTVSGGKAPGLDEASVPRDGKGEPHKHLFTLDLDDLPELRTNWPGARAVAYFCPEPERGERYDEAIWVPIPMDAEVKAVDGDPIAVVALDVPTDLFRRSKEPSVAMLRKMIFNAAGHVLGEPLWIQEEEGGDGAWVMQVNESLSEANTGDAGSLYVYTRGTTFQCH